Proteins from one Candidatus Neomarinimicrobiota bacterium genomic window:
- a CDS encoding PQQ-binding-like beta-propeller repeat protein, which produces MRFSFLLLSVFTCFIALDAHAQPHIEWVKKYDIYIERSGSINGWSLTETSQGYWAAGPVSNTEWMLLKLDSNGNIVSSLSMQDQIGKIEILGGEYNGVFVITDSVVYKFDNNLSIEQETPIGYLYDAEVTNDGGLIIFHSFSDYLFTKLDSQGQIEWEKSTNLNGGFSIAQLSNNNYIIPISARRDEGSFLYIYQFDSNGNYLNTEQFAISGDPSYATFIAVQNNYFGVVVPVCRENTNYLSLCFLIMNNDLSFVEGPSFWDYQLHYDNFTDLVSTFEGFAISFGQETAPDVTNITTLRVDSIGNPLWAIEYIHNGLDISHDLLYLLDGKYLNIGTLTAPEDTLVLFKLSSTPTAKIVGSQITLDDNWDGMASGTLDGSNSVSYEADTIFSYSWFIDGHESGQESVLDYSLPVGTHEIELAVSDASGVTDTAFYQINVNSENIETGGSITSAISTIDDSLFFVSSTDEEIIHFDETGEVNWTLYTGGEIRSTTTVSGDSVIYVGSSDTRLYAFDLTGNFRWDLPMGGEITASPALDAQGNLYVGTNTNRIYKVTPNGTPEWNIITGDSIHASAAVDEEGDIYIGSDDGTLYALQADGTIQWRLNTDGRVRSSAAFDSAGNIYVGSDDGKLYSLTPEGEDRWAFQTAGPVRSSPVIDGQNCIYFGSGDSTIYCVSDSGTLVWETDVDAPVYGTGGLSPNGNFYIGSQNGKLHVLTTAGDYQWYFQTQGPLVAPPLITSTGRMYIGSDEGTIYGFADISAGGFQKTTDAHFAGYWPTFQGNNARTGNLADIVTAVDPEEGDQSALPQQFTLSQNFPNPFNPTTTLKYGLPQDADVRLVIYDLAGRKVKTLVQEQQSAGWHQVSWGGTGQFGQSVSTGVYFYRLEAGEFVDVKKMVFMK; this is translated from the coding sequence ATGAGATTCTCTTTTTTACTATTGAGTGTTTTTACGTGTTTCATCGCTCTTGATGCTCACGCCCAGCCACATATTGAGTGGGTAAAAAAATACGATATTTATATAGAGAGATCTGGTAGTATAAATGGCTGGAGTTTGACAGAAACCTCACAAGGATATTGGGCGGCAGGCCCAGTGAGTAATACTGAATGGATGTTATTAAAATTGGATAGTAATGGAAATATTGTATCATCATTATCAATGCAGGATCAAATCGGAAAAATCGAAATTCTTGGTGGTGAATATAATGGTGTTTTTGTCATAACGGATTCAGTTGTATATAAATTTGACAATAATTTGTCAATTGAACAGGAAACTCCGATTGGATATTTATATGATGCTGAAGTGACTAATGATGGTGGTCTTATTATTTTTCATTCTTTTTCTGATTATTTATTTACCAAATTAGACTCACAAGGACAAATTGAATGGGAAAAAAGTACTAATTTAAATGGGGGATTCTCAATAGCCCAACTTTCAAATAATAATTATATAATCCCCATCAGTGCTCGCAGGGATGAAGGTTCATTTTTATACATATACCAATTTGATAGTAATGGCAATTATTTAAACACTGAGCAATTCGCAATTTCAGGAGACCCCAGTTACGCAACATTCATCGCCGTTCAAAACAACTATTTTGGGGTAGTAGTACCCGTGTGCCGAGAAAATACAAATTATTTAAGCCTCTGTTTTCTAATAATGAATAATGATCTATCTTTTGTTGAAGGACCATCCTTCTGGGATTATCAATTACATTATGATAATTTTACAGATTTAGTATCAACCTTCGAAGGCTTTGCTATTTCATTTGGTCAAGAAACTGCTCCAGATGTTACTAATATTACAACCCTTCGAGTTGATTCCATAGGTAACCCGCTTTGGGCAATAGAATACATACACAATGGACTAGATATAAGTCATGACCTCTTGTACTTATTAGATGGGAAGTATCTAAATATTGGAACTTTAACAGCTCCGGAAGATACTTTGGTATTATTCAAACTTTCTTCGACGCCTACGGCAAAAATAGTTGGCTCTCAAATTACCTTAGATGACAATTGGGATGGGATGGCTTCTGGTACGCTTGATGGGAGCAATAGCGTGAGTTATGAAGCCGATACTATTTTCAGTTATTCCTGGTTTATCGATGGACATGAATCGGGCCAGGAGAGTGTGTTAGATTATTCGCTCCCCGTAGGTACCCATGAGATTGAGTTGGCGGTCTCCGACGCCTCCGGGGTAACCGATACTGCTTTTTACCAAATTAATGTTAATTCTGAGAATATTGAAACAGGCGGCTCAATAACCTCGGCTATTAGTACCATTGACGACTCACTGTTTTTTGTCAGTTCGACTGATGAAGAGATTATCCACTTCGATGAAACTGGAGAAGTGAATTGGACTCTGTACACTGGGGGCGAAATTCGGTCCACGACCACGGTGAGTGGGGATTCTGTGATCTATGTCGGGTCATCCGATACCCGGTTGTATGCTTTTGATTTGACTGGCAATTTCCGCTGGGACCTCCCGATGGGCGGGGAAATCACCGCCTCGCCGGCATTAGATGCTCAAGGCAATTTGTATGTGGGGACCAACACCAACCGGATCTATAAAGTCACTCCTAATGGTACTCCAGAATGGAATATTATCACAGGTGATTCGATCCATGCTTCGGCAGCAGTTGATGAGGAAGGGGATATTTATATCGGGAGTGATGACGGGACCTTGTATGCTCTCCAAGCAGACGGTACTATCCAATGGCGGCTCAATACGGATGGTCGAGTTCGTTCTTCCGCTGCGTTTGATTCTGCCGGGAATATCTATGTCGGGAGTGATGACGGGAAGTTGTATAGTCTGACACCAGAAGGAGAGGACCGCTGGGCATTTCAAACGGCAGGACCGGTTCGGTCGTCACCAGTGATTGATGGACAAAACTGCATCTACTTTGGCTCAGGTGATAGTACCATTTATTGCGTGTCGGACTCTGGAACTCTAGTCTGGGAGACAGATGTTGATGCTCCGGTGTATGGGACCGGGGGACTGTCACCGAACGGGAACTTTTATATTGGGAGTCAGAACGGTAAACTCCATGTATTGACGACTGCAGGTGACTACCAGTGGTATTTTCAAACCCAGGGTCCATTGGTGGCACCCCCACTGATTACATCGACGGGGCGGATGTATATTGGAAGTGATGAAGGGACGATTTATGGGTTTGCGGATATCTCTGCTGGTGGATTCCAGAAAACAACTGATGCCCATTTCGCCGGTTACTGGCCCACCTTTCAGGGCAATAATGCTCGAACAGGTAATTTGGCAGATATTGTAACCGCTGTTGACCCCGAGGAGGGAGACCAGTCTGCGTTGCCACAACAATTTACTCTCTCGCAAAACTTTCCCAACCCCTTCAACCCAACTACCACACTCAAATATGGCTTGCCTCAGGATGCGGATGTTAGGTTAGTCATCTATGACCTCGCTGGGAGGAAAGTAAAGACGCTTGTTCAGGAACAGCAATCGGCAGGTTGGCATCAAGTCTCATGGGGTGGGACTGGCCAGTTTGGGCAAAGTGTCAGCACAGGCGTCTACTTTTATCGATTGGAGGCCGGGGAGTTTGTCGACGTGAAAAAGATGGTGTTTATGAAGTAA
- a CDS encoding homocysteine S-methyltransferase family protein — protein sequence MKNIVLLDGGVGQEIYKRAGKPATPMWSAQVMMDNPEVVKDVHQDFIKAGASIITMNSYTCTPTRLKRDGQVQLFETLQLQALDIASRAREELGVSAEHVSIAGCLPPLIGSYTVDERTFSELKSEYEQIVAIQAPHVDLFLIETISNVKEAKAAVEAARHGGKPVWLSFTLSDDNPNQLRSGETIDEALHSLKKYPLGALLFNCSFPETIGQGLLSITHLDMPYGGYANGFTSVDPLQPGGTADQLSARTDLDEKKYASHIMDWIQTGATVIGGCCEVGPSYIDYIFQQLQSENYTIVSRP from the coding sequence ATGAAAAACATTGTTCTTTTAGATGGTGGCGTTGGCCAAGAAATATATAAGCGAGCCGGAAAACCTGCGACACCCATGTGGTCCGCTCAAGTCATGATGGACAACCCCGAAGTGGTAAAAGACGTCCATCAAGATTTTATAAAAGCAGGGGCGAGTATCATTACAATGAACAGTTACACGTGCACCCCCACTCGTCTGAAGCGAGATGGGCAAGTGCAATTGTTTGAAACACTCCAGCTACAAGCCTTAGATATTGCCTCTCGTGCAAGAGAGGAACTTGGGGTGAGCGCTGAACATGTCTCGATTGCCGGGTGCCTCCCTCCCTTAATTGGCAGCTACACAGTAGATGAGCGGACTTTTTCTGAATTGAAAAGTGAGTACGAACAAATAGTAGCCATCCAGGCACCACATGTCGATCTCTTTCTCATTGAAACAATCTCAAATGTAAAGGAAGCCAAAGCGGCAGTTGAGGCAGCACGGCACGGCGGCAAACCTGTATGGCTCAGTTTCACTCTGTCAGATGATAATCCGAATCAATTACGTTCAGGGGAAACTATTGATGAAGCGCTGCACTCATTAAAAAAGTACCCTTTGGGAGCGCTCTTGTTCAATTGCTCTTTCCCAGAGACAATAGGTCAGGGTTTATTGTCAATAACGCATCTGGATATGCCATATGGAGGGTACGCCAATGGCTTTACTTCTGTTGACCCGCTTCAGCCAGGCGGAACGGCGGACCAACTTTCGGCCCGAACGGATCTGGACGAAAAAAAATATGCGTCGCATATCATGGATTGGATACAAACGGGAGCGACTGTCATTGGGGGATGTTGTGAAGTCGGACCGTCATATATTGATTATATCTTTCAACAATTACAATCAGAGAATTATACAATAGTCTCTCGTCCATAA
- a CDS encoding abortive infection family protein: MFEDYSLFEKVEVLQNILIDRATGNYPEEEEYKTLRRELLSNPEIKDLLPPFLKTSRNLNQFWGFIKPKFETYKERRKFLWDSFQPVLDKLEKFPESPAEQTISNKLSAFDEDYIHTLWQRALKRKSEDPEGAITLARTLLEGVCKHILEALKIDYSNNSTLPNLYNDTANALNLAPSQHSEKIFKQILGGCYSIVGGLGALRNKIGDAHGQGRNGVKPSGRHAELAVNLAGTVSVFLHETWKNTIE, translated from the coding sequence ATGTTTGAAGATTATTCATTATTCGAAAAAGTTGAAGTATTACAAAACATTTTAATTGACCGGGCTACCGGTAATTATCCTGAAGAGGAAGAATACAAGACCCTTCGCCGTGAATTACTAAGTAACCCAGAAATAAAAGACTTACTTCCCCCATTTTTAAAAACTTCACGCAATTTAAATCAATTTTGGGGCTTTATTAAACCCAAGTTTGAAACTTACAAAGAGAGGAGGAAATTCTTATGGGATTCTTTTCAACCCGTACTAGATAAATTAGAAAAATTTCCAGAGTCACCTGCCGAACAAACTATATCAAACAAATTATCAGCATTTGATGAAGATTACATACACACTCTTTGGCAGAGAGCACTAAAACGCAAATCAGAAGATCCCGAAGGTGCTATAACCCTTGCTCGTACACTGTTAGAAGGTGTTTGTAAGCACATTCTAGAGGCGCTGAAAATAGATTATAGTAATAATTCAACACTACCAAATTTATACAACGATACTGCCAATGCGTTGAATCTTGCACCCAGCCAACACTCCGAGAAAATTTTCAAACAAATATTAGGTGGTTGCTATTCAATTGTCGGTGGTCTCGGTGCGTTACGAAATAAAATCGGAGACGCTCATGGTCAAGGAAGAAATGGAGTCAAACCATCTGGTAGGCATGCCGAGTTAGCAGTAAATCTTGCCGGTACCGTGAGTGTATTTTTGCACGAAACCTGGAAGAATACGATCGAATAA
- a CDS encoding transposase, with product MVHLEGLKDIEQFYVLPHLDAHLVSSTNVLERLNREIHRRSRVSSLFLNMASYLWLITRYLIIYSDSKKYVSRLIVRLLPCRNYYTLYI from the coding sequence ATGGTGCACCTCGAGGGGCTTAAAGACATTGAGCAATTTTATGTATTACCACACCTGGATGCGCATCTGGTGAGTTCCACAAATGTCTTGGAACGACTCAACCGGGAAATCCATCGGCGGTCTCGTGTGTCCTCACTGTTTCTGAATATGGCGTCCTATCTCTGGCTCATCACTCGCTACCTCATTATATATTCCGATTCAAAAAAATATGTCTCACGGTTGATAGTTAGATTACTCCCTTGCAGAAATTACTACACACTTTATATTTAA
- a CDS encoding DUF2779 domain-containing protein, producing MAKGNTMTHRLSKSRFLSGIQCTKKLWIETYNRALIPPPSPADQRIFDQGHQVGQLARDDYTDGVLIEPDHFHIPEAMAQTEQAIDSGVKVLFEGAFAHEEVLVRPDILRRTEDDTWQLMEVKSSTRVKDEHIQDVAIQEYVLEGAGLPIASTHLMHVNRECVYPDLSNFFTTADITTDVAGFLPEVPDILAHLFATLDRENKPVVPIGKHCTSPYDCPLVEYCWDHVPEYSIFTVPRLNWDKKDQLMADDILAITDIPDAFPLSDTQQEYVDCVQAEDASIDWEGIRQELARLEYPLYFLDFETDNPAVPRFEGMRPYDQFPFQYSCHILQEDGSLDHVEYLHTDQTDPRGPVAEHLVKSIGAMGSVIAYNAGFEKRILADLRDRFSTLQEPLQGMIDRLWDQLVIFRKHYTDYRFRGSNSIKAVLPVLVPELAYEDLEIQGGEVAQVAWNELLDTEDEAQRKELIQSLLAYCRRDTLGMVEIYRQLVDLNTQ from the coding sequence ATGGCAAAAGGTAACACCATGACCCACCGCCTTTCCAAATCCCGGTTCCTGTCCGGGATCCAATGTACCAAGAAACTCTGGATCGAAACGTACAACCGGGCCCTCATTCCTCCCCCTTCACCGGCGGACCAGCGAATATTTGATCAGGGCCATCAGGTGGGACAACTGGCCCGGGACGATTACACGGACGGCGTGCTCATCGAACCCGACCATTTCCACATACCCGAGGCGATGGCGCAGACTGAACAGGCAATAGATTCTGGAGTGAAGGTCCTCTTTGAAGGCGCCTTTGCCCATGAAGAGGTTTTGGTGCGGCCGGACATCCTGCGCCGGACCGAGGACGACACCTGGCAACTCATGGAGGTGAAATCCTCCACCCGGGTCAAGGACGAACACATCCAGGACGTGGCCATCCAGGAGTATGTGCTTGAGGGGGCCGGCCTCCCCATTGCGAGCACCCACCTCATGCACGTCAACCGGGAGTGTGTATATCCCGACCTGTCCAACTTCTTTACGACAGCTGATATCACAACGGATGTAGCAGGCTTTCTTCCGGAGGTTCCCGATATCCTTGCGCACTTGTTCGCTACTCTGGACCGGGAGAACAAACCGGTAGTCCCGATTGGCAAGCATTGTACTTCGCCATATGACTGTCCCCTGGTTGAGTACTGCTGGGATCACGTCCCGGAGTATTCCATCTTTACCGTCCCTCGATTGAACTGGGATAAAAAGGACCAGTTGATGGCAGATGACATTCTGGCCATCACCGATATCCCGGACGCGTTTCCCCTCTCAGATACTCAGCAGGAATATGTGGACTGTGTCCAGGCGGAAGACGCCAGCATCGATTGGGAGGGCATCCGGCAGGAATTAGCACGATTGGAATACCCCCTGTACTTCCTGGACTTTGAAACCGACAATCCGGCCGTACCGCGATTCGAGGGGATGCGTCCGTACGATCAGTTTCCGTTTCAATACAGCTGTCATATTCTCCAGGAGGACGGCTCCCTGGATCATGTGGAGTACCTACACACCGACCAAACCGATCCCCGGGGACCCGTGGCGGAACACCTGGTCAAGAGCATTGGAGCAATGGGATCGGTCATTGCGTACAATGCCGGATTCGAAAAACGAATCCTCGCCGACCTCCGGGATCGCTTTTCGACGCTCCAGGAGCCGCTCCAAGGCATGATTGACCGCCTCTGGGACCAGTTGGTCATCTTTCGGAAACATTACACGGATTATCGCTTTCGGGGCTCCAATAGTATCAAAGCGGTGCTGCCGGTCCTTGTACCCGAGTTGGCGTATGAGGATTTGGAAATTCAGGGTGGTGAGGTGGCCCAGGTGGCCTGGAATGAACTGTTGGACACAGAGGATGAAGCACAAAGAAAGGAACTAATTCAGAGCCTGCTTGCGTACTGCCGGCGGGATACGCTGGGGATGGTGGAGATTTATCGCCAGTTAGTCGATTTGAATACGCAATGA
- a CDS encoding DUF3696 domain-containing protein, protein MLTKIQFKNFRSFREQVSLDCKPITIFVGPNNSGKSSLLSLISGMLKNPQEFNIHYPDDAFQRLQDEKISIDLELIPLFQGAYLDHDETTEYKGFQIPGVVSVKKKSAPYDVSVGMRKGWENYKLRSAQDDILIEAQGENGILDITNLNSFPISFELEKGYLRKEFGVESSLINNFFSKIYEVGPFTIAGSVFSADMGETVGLIPKRISLGGSLIDIDKEMLFENVSFNPPGEEDNLRLRSQNFYDVSESLAKNIDEDLFEGANSDKNKRYVEEKLEEFGLAKFGFAKQQGFTLFRHGYKGRMPSPGIDINIRENPPDRDIFGYAEIDKHFLNMAGKLQELERSLQLLPEHWQTEDYVKSVVIWIVLEFYEEIIRPLEALLNERILDVQEFFFPEPPPEEKKLYWQLHRITSNREHSDFYKNFEQKLVKSITDRHLKKQAAKIEERINKYFERFQIGFEFKLVPQENPLGKTDWYYYLKDKKSDMQLTLDEVGAGYSQIIPIIAETIWNDYFYLLEEPEMQLHPKFQSNLAEFFVDELFYENGVPKKQYFIETHSEYLIRKLQVLVANGRLTKDQIAFYYIHQNANGVSNIDKIRIDERGFFLDDWGKGFFDETPSLIDDLWKPRNLN, encoded by the coding sequence ATGCTTACTAAAATACAGTTTAAGAACTTCCGAAGTTTTCGAGAGCAAGTTTCATTAGATTGTAAACCGATAACCATTTTTGTTGGCCCCAACAATAGTGGAAAGAGTTCACTCCTTTCATTGATTTCCGGTATGCTCAAGAATCCTCAAGAATTTAATATTCACTATCCGGATGATGCGTTTCAACGCTTACAGGATGAAAAAATTTCGATAGACCTGGAGTTAATCCCGCTTTTCCAGGGTGCATATCTGGATCATGATGAGACTACAGAGTATAAAGGGTTCCAGATACCAGGGGTTGTAAGTGTTAAGAAAAAAAGTGCTCCTTACGATGTGTCTGTGGGAATGAGAAAAGGATGGGAAAACTATAAATTAAGATCAGCACAAGACGATATCCTAATCGAAGCCCAAGGCGAGAATGGAATATTAGATATTACAAATTTGAATAGTTTTCCCATCTCCTTTGAACTTGAAAAAGGATATCTCAGAAAGGAGTTTGGTGTTGAAAGTAGCCTCATTAATAATTTTTTTTCTAAGATCTATGAGGTAGGCCCATTTACTATCGCCGGTTCAGTATTTAGTGCTGATATGGGAGAGACGGTCGGACTGATTCCCAAAAGAATTAGTTTAGGTGGTAGTTTAATTGATATAGACAAGGAAATGTTATTTGAAAACGTATCGTTTAATCCTCCTGGAGAAGAAGATAATCTGAGGTTGAGATCCCAAAATTTTTACGATGTATCAGAAAGTCTGGCTAAAAATATCGATGAGGATCTATTCGAAGGAGCCAATTCGGACAAAAATAAACGATATGTGGAAGAAAAATTGGAGGAATTTGGGTTGGCAAAATTCGGATTTGCCAAACAACAGGGATTCACTTTGTTCCGCCATGGATACAAGGGCCGCATGCCTTCACCGGGTATCGATATAAATATTCGGGAGAATCCACCAGACCGAGATATTTTCGGGTATGCTGAAATCGATAAACACTTCCTCAATATGGCAGGTAAATTACAAGAGTTAGAAAGGTCACTACAGTTATTGCCGGAGCATTGGCAGACTGAAGATTATGTGAAAAGCGTCGTCATATGGATTGTGTTAGAGTTTTACGAAGAAATCATCCGGCCATTGGAGGCACTGTTAAATGAAAGGATTCTAGATGTTCAAGAGTTTTTCTTCCCGGAACCTCCACCAGAAGAGAAAAAATTATATTGGCAATTACATCGAATTACCTCAAATAGAGAACACAGTGATTTTTATAAGAACTTCGAACAAAAATTGGTCAAGAGTATTACCGATCGACATCTGAAAAAACAGGCCGCTAAAATTGAAGAGCGGATTAATAAATATTTTGAGCGGTTTCAGATAGGGTTTGAGTTTAAACTCGTGCCACAAGAAAACCCATTAGGCAAGACTGACTGGTACTACTATTTGAAAGATAAAAAATCCGATATGCAGTTGACGCTTGATGAGGTAGGGGCGGGGTATTCCCAAATTATTCCTATTATTGCCGAGACGATATGGAATGATTATTTCTACCTCCTAGAAGAACCGGAAATGCAATTACACCCTAAATTCCAATCGAACCTCGCGGAGTTTTTTGTGGATGAATTATTTTATGAGAACGGAGTCCCTAAAAAACAATATTTCATTGAAACGCACAGCGAGTACTTAATCCGAAAATTACAGGTACTAGTAGCCAACGGACGATTGACCAAAGACCAAATTGCTTTCTACTATATCCATCAGAACGCCAATGGTGTGAGTAACATTGATAAAATTCGGATTGACGAGCGCGGATTCTTCTTAGATGATTGGGGAAAGGGATTTTTTGATGAAACCCCCAGTTTAATTGATGATCTGTGGAAACCCAGGAATTTAAACTAA